One Halalkalicoccus jeotgali B3 DNA segment encodes these proteins:
- a CDS encoding winged helix-turn-helix transcriptional regulator, with translation MGYHIDEIDKRILYYLALDARNTSTSDIADEMEVTAATIRNRINQLEEEGILRGYLADIHYKAINGLVTYQLRCTASIPDRSRLAQAAREISGVITVRELMAGSANLVVTVVGSDTAHINQAAGELADLGLEIEEENVIEGEYHTPYNPFGPENVPKGPSLTDFMSLAGDAEVVEFTVSEGAEVAGLTIEQAVEEGLLADEMLVVGIEREGDVLTPKGETTIQKGDVISLFSKTGLEKDALQVFGTQ, from the coding sequence CCACATCAGATATCGCTGACGAAATGGAAGTGACTGCGGCGACCATCCGAAACCGGATCAACCAGCTCGAAGAAGAGGGGATCCTTCGAGGGTACCTTGCCGACATTCATTATAAGGCTATCAACGGACTTGTCACCTATCAGCTCCGGTGTACAGCGTCCATCCCGGATCGGTCCCGACTCGCTCAGGCGGCCCGGGAAATTTCCGGAGTCATAACAGTTCGAGAGTTAATGGCGGGGTCTGCGAATCTGGTAGTTACGGTTGTCGGGTCAGACACCGCGCACATCAACCAAGCTGCGGGAGAACTCGCCGATCTGGGGTTAGAAATTGAGGAAGAAAACGTTATCGAAGGCGAGTACCACACTCCATACAATCCGTTTGGTCCGGAAAACGTGCCGAAGGGGCCGTCATTAACGGATTTCATGAGTCTTGCCGGGGACGCGGAAGTCGTGGAGTTTACTGTCTCGGAGGGAGCCGAAGTCGCCGGGCTGACCATCGAGCAAGCAGTTGAGGAAGGGTTGTTGGCTGACGAGATGTTAGTCGTTGGTATTGAGCGGGAGGGTGACGTGCTTACGCCAAAGGGGGAAACAACTATTCAGAAGGGAGATGTCATTTCCCTGTTCTCAAAAACAGGGTTAGAGAAAGACGCATTACAAGTGTTTGGTACACAATGA